The nucleotide window AACTTTCTCCCGAAAGTCTAAGCGTTCCCGTTGAGATCGTAGACTTTTCGGATTCAGGATTAACGGCAGCGGCAACAGTACGCCGATTTCGTGATGCCGTGGATCGCTTCCGCCCGAACCTGCTCTTTTTAACACAGGGCTATTTTCTGAAAACGCCGCTGATCCAAGCGCTGGCAGGGTACCCCTTATTTTCCCGTTGTTACGCCCATGAAACGGCGTGTCATAAAGATATATTACGCTTCAAAGACGGCATGCCCTGTTCCGCTTCTTTCAGCACCGACCCGGAAACGTGCCGCCGCTGTGCTATTTCCAATTTGTCTGTGGAAATCCGCAGCGAGATACCCAATGCTTGGACGCGTGAATACTTGGCAGCGGAAGCTTGGGCACCGCGCTACTATGATGAGTTTATCCAGGCCATGAAAAGCCTTGAGGGCATCATTATCACAACGGAACACATGCGTGAACAAGTGACGGCTCTCAATGATCATATCCTTGTGATCCCTCATGGCGTAGACACAGAACGTTTCACCCCTCCTCAGAACAAGCGTCCCAATGAACGGCCCTTATTCTTTTGTCCCGGTCGCATGGTAGACCCTGCCAAAGGCTTTCATATCCTGTTTGAGGCGGCATCGCAGCTTATCGGGGAAGGCTATGATTTTGAAATTCATGCTACGCTGCCCGAAGGTTACGCGAGCCCGACATGGCTGAAGCCGGTGGGCGATCTGGATTTTGATGCCATGCCCGACGCCTACCGACAAGCGGATTTATGTGTTGTACCTAGTATTTGGGAAGAGCCTTTCGGCATTGTGGC belongs to Candidatus Hydrogenedentota bacterium and includes:
- a CDS encoding glycosyltransferase family 4 protein yields the protein MKIAIIDLLFSWPPHGGADVDVYYISQGLQAAGHELCVFIPQESVGWERGKLSPESLSVPVEIVDFSDSGLTAAATVRRFRDAVDRFRPNLLFLTQGYFLKTPLIQALAGYPLFSRCYAHETACHKDILRFKDGMPCSASFSTDPETCRRCAISNLSVEIRSEIPNAWTREYLAAEAWAPRYYDEFIQAMKSLEGIIITTEHMREQVTALNDHILVIPHGVDTERFTPPQNKRPNERPLFFCPGRMVDPAKGFHILFEAASQLIGEGYDFEIHATLPEGYASPTWLKPVGDLDFDAMPDAYRQADLCVVPSIWEEPFGIVALEAMACGVPVCAARTGGLQDIVTDKTGYLFTRGDTEALAQQLRKALDNPSFRHQAGIAARERAVAQYDCNSIIRHYYLPLLSEY